The Triticum aestivum cultivar Chinese Spring chromosome 5A, IWGSC CS RefSeq v2.1, whole genome shotgun sequence genomic sequence GGTCGCGGCGATGTTATATCTACAAAATGGTCCGTTTCGCTAGTTTCGGCAAATTCTTCTTCTTCATGGAATATTGCTTCCACAAGAGAAGTGGCAAGAATAGTAATAGTACTGTTGCTAGATAATGTGCTATGTGTAGAAAGAACAATGTGAACTGTGGCACACGGACAGAGATGAGTTTGCAAATAATTGGCAAATGATCAAGAAGACTGGTCCTTGTGTGTCAAGTTAGGCACTATATGTGTCAATGATAAGGAAGGAGGGGGTCTCCCTCTTGCCCTACCATGGGTATCCAGCTTGTATCCATTAATCCAACCGACTGATGGAGCATCTGATTTGACTAATAATCCTTTAATTTTTATCTCATTACCCTGGTGTCATTGCAAAAATCACCACGACCATACACAAAAAATATAACGAGATAAAATTATATTCTTCATAATAATGACATAAAAGCATCTTCGATGGTGAATAATCAGGTACTCCCTCCTACTCATATTACTTGTCGCAGCTTTAGTACAACGTTGCGGCAAGtgatatggatcagagggagtaccaCATTTTCCACGCAAGCACTAACAGATTCAAACTTCAAAAGCTTGACTAACACAAGGGAAGAAAAGCAGCTTGTAAGCAATTTCGTTCACAAGTTATAGTAGAGCTCCTTTTTAGCGAATTGCACGCGCATTCATACACCTGGCTAGCATGAGTATTCAGTACATTAACTCAAGTCAAGCAAAGTAGCAAAGGGTATCATCATTAAGCAATCAAGTTAAGTAGCCATCAAGTGGTAGAAGAAAAGAAAGTGGCATTAGCAAGCCTCAGATCTCCACTTTTCTTGCCATCTGGTCAATCGGTTATCTTGCTTGCCATGCTTTTGATGAGTAAACATGAGAAAGCCAGAGTAGCCAGCATCCAAAGCCAGAGTAGAAAAAAGAAAGTTTGTGACAATTGCTGATAGAGTACTAACAATTTAGATTGTAGCATTTGTGCTGGTGCATACTAAAAATGTCAGAAGGGGTCACGAAATCATAAAACACACTCCAGTGCTCTCGCACCTCCGTTTCATAATACGAGGCGTACTAGGTTTCGTCAAGACAACAAGGATTTGACCAAGAGTTGCTCCATTAATATGTggtttatatacatgataaaaagaATATCACAAATTATCAGTAAACACTTTCGAATAAGAATCTAGTGCTACCAATTTTATGCCATATAAACCACATGTTAACAAAGTAATTCTTGGTCAGAGCCTTGTCTTAACAAAACCTAATACGCCTTATGTTTGAAACGGAAGGAGTGTTTCATAATGTCAGGTAGTATCACAAATCATAGCCAGGTAAAGCGCACACTGGCTTTTTTCACGGAGAGGTGCCGGGGATTTATTCCAAAACATGCTTCTTCAGTCAATCCGGTCAGTATAAGCTTCCTGAGCGACGCAGGCTTGCTTCTGGCCTGATGGGCTCCCCAGTGAAGGGATCAAACTTGTAAGGCTCCCCTGTGTAGGGATCAAACCTCATCTGCTGATGTTCAGCAGAATATTCAGCAGAGGACCTGGACTTGAATTCTGGTTCTATGTTTGTGGCGTACCCTGTGGCAGATACCAATCTTCTTTCCCTAGAGAGAACAGCTTCGGCTGGTCTTTCAATGTAACTCTGTTCTTGTGTGTATCTTCGCTCTAGATGCCTTCCGGTGTTCTGTCTAGGTTCATGTGCTGATCTCTCAATATAACTCTGCTCATGTATGTTTCTACGATCTAGATGCCTTCCAGTGTCCTGCCTGGTTTCATGTGCTGATCTATCATTATAACTCTGTTCTTGTGTGTATCTTCGATCTAGATGCCTTCCAGTGTCCTGTCTGGGTTCATGTGCCGACCTTTCCTTATAACTATGCTCATGTATGTCTCTTCGATCTAGATGCCTTCCCGTGTCCTGCCTGGCTTCATGTGCGGATCTTTCGTTATAACTCTGTTCTTGTGTGTATATTCGATCTAGTTGCCTTCCAATATTTGGTCGTGGTTCAAGTAGTACTTCTTCTCGCCGCAGTCTTGGCTCTGGGTATCTTACAACAGCGGGTCTTTCTTCGGCATATCTTCTTGACTGAGACACAATTGGATCGTCAACATAAGAGGAGGAAGGATAACCGCCTAGGGAGCTGTATCTACTGCTCCTGCAAATAAAATGGATCTCGATGATCACATATTCACATGAAATATTTGCAATAGCAACCCAGTAAAAGGATGCAAGCAGAGAAGCTACTAAGCTCGTAAAAGAGAAACAGGATCATGCCAATGTCCTTTTGTTCATTGCCCTCGAGGATGCCTACCCGGATGCTGTGTAATCGTAATCTTGATGCCGGTATCGCTTGGTTTGTATTTCAGAATTTCTGGACAAATAAGTAGTATCCTGTAATATTTGTGCTGCGCCAAAAGCCTCAACCTTGCGCTGCAAGTCAAAACTCCATACATTAGAATGCATAGTTGCTTAAAAATACAGCCACGAAAGAAAAAGGGAGATGCTGAATAAGATAAGTAACAACCTTAGCAATTAATGAAAGGAAATATTCTCCTTTATTGCGTTTGTCAGAACCTGTTATCAAAAACTGCATCGAGAATTAATCAGACTAATAGTGCCATTTCAAGCCCAGGTAAGAGGCTTTTGGAAAAGAAAAGTTCAGGTAAGAGCTCAGAGATCATCTACGTGAAACAATTACACACCTGATTAAGGACGGCAACAGCACCTGACTCAGGGAGCTCACTGAGGCTCTTTATGCAATGGATGTCAATCTGGGAAGAAAAATACAGGACGATGATGCTCCGTACCCTCAAAAAACGAAGATAAATAGGAACATTTCTAACAAATTACTTACGTCGTATGGACTGCCAATTCCAAGACGTAAAATACGAAGTAAGAGTTCGTTGACGGCTGAAGGTAGTGAATTAACAGCTGCTTCATAGGGATCAGTGACATCAGACACCTAGGGGATAAAAACGCAAATATGTCAACAAAgataccaccttttttcctttctGAAGTACGCATTTTATTCAACTCCCTCTATTCCTACACAAGAACCGTGCTGCGAGTATTGATGTCAAATCTTATACTTTATGTTGTTTTGTATGGAAATATAATAGGCGTTTAGAGACAACAACCGTCTGATTCAATAACAGACAAGACTATATCAGAGCATCAAGAGCTGCCAGGTTAATGACCATTTCAATTTTAGAGCAATTGTACTACAACGTGCATCAGCCAAAGATTAGACCTATTAGCACAATATCAAGTCTTAATACGATGGATCTTGTGACAACTAGACAGATATATAAGTGAGCTAAAGCTTTAGCAAGTCAAAAGCTAGCTCAGTTGTACAAATAAATCTGACTTCTTGGCTTTAGTACAAAATGATTATATGGTGTATCACCCATACCCTGTTTGATAGTCTTGGAGCTTTCGTTTGCCGTTCAATCGAATCATGTCCGTATCTGCCATGAGAATAATCTGGCTTGCCTCCTGATACATTTGATCTTCTAGTTTTCACCTCTTCACGACTTCTCTTATTATCGTTCTCTACTGCAGGTCGAGCAACTGAAACCTGTTGTGATGAACAGTACCATGGCTAAATTTGACTAATCAAAAGCAGAAAAAAACAAATTAAGAAGCAAGAAATAGCCCAAAAAAATGGTATTCCTATTCATGCCTGGATCTTGAAAGATGGTCCTCGGTTAGGTCCGCTGACAGTTTTACCATCCATTTCTTTTATTGCATTGTCAAGCTCCTGCAATCAATTAAAATTAATGTAAATTACTTGGTTATAACTTGAGCTATACAACTTAAAATGATATCAGAATTTACACAACTACTTACTGAACGACTGCCAAAGTGAATGAATCCAACTGGGTATTGTCCTTTTCTTGAGACCGCAACCCGAATTACCTAATCAGCAATTACACGTCACTTTAGGATTAACATCACAGATAAGATTGGTAAATGCAAATATGTGATAGCCATGTTGATAGACAAACCTCTCCAAAATGTCCAAAAAGCTTTTTCAAATATTCCTCGTTGGCATTTGCTGGTAGATTACCAACAAAAGCAGTCTTAATCTGTGTATCACCAGAATAGAGAACACAATCAAAACATAAAATAGCTATACTGAAATTAAGAAGAAATGTTCTCCATTGAAATTACCTTGGCCATTTCATCAGCATCCACATTAGACTCCCTCTCAGCCCAATTTATTGCTGGATGCAAAATACCACCAAGCATAAAATCTGTTCTGGAACCAATACGGAGTACACGTGCTGCAGCCTGTGATGTGTGATCGATAGTTTTAGGAGGAAAGGAATCAAAGGAAGATGATCTGTTCAGATAACATGGACTAAAGAACATCTCCGTGATGATATAGATATTTCCCTTTTGCATACATATCAGTAGCATAATCTCAGATCAGTGACGAA encodes the following:
- the LOC123102459 gene encoding uncharacterized protein isoform X1; the protein is MTSSLILFLFFSWGFQDRRAASQGDYDEQDRRVKGAEVFVGGLPRSATEGTLREIFSTCGEIVDLHIMKDQNGVSKGFGFVRFAERECAYIAKRQKNGIELQGKRLAVDLSLDQDTLFFGNLCKEWSAEEFEELIHKTFKDVISVDLATASNLDSSTSKRRLNRGFAFVRFSSHGAAARVLRIGSRTDFMLGGILHPAINWAERESNVDADEMAKIKTAFVGNLPANANEEYLKKLFGHFGEVIRVAVSRKGQYPVGFIHFGSRSELDNAIKEMDGKTVSGPNRGPSFKIQVSVARPAVENDNKRSREEVKTRRSNVSGGKPDYSHGRYGHDSIERQTKAPRLSNRVSDVTDPYEAAVNSLPSAVNELLLRILRLGIGSPYDIDIHCIKSLSELPESGAVAVLNQFLITGSDKRNKGEYFLSLIAKRKVEAFGAAQILQDTTYLSRNSEIQTKRYRHQDYDYTASGSSRYSSLGGYPSSSYVDDPIVSQSRRYAEERPAVVRYPEPRLRREEVLLEPRPNIGRQLDRIYTQEQSYNERSAHEARQDTGRHLDRRDIHEHSYKERSAHEPRQDTGRHLDRRYTQEQSYNDRSAHETRQDTGRHLDRRNIHEQSYIERSAHEPRQNTGRHLERRYTQEQSYIERPAEAVLSRERRLVSATGYATNIEPEFKSRSSAEYSAEHQQMRFDPYTGEPYKFDPFTGEPIRPEASLRRSGSLY
- the LOC123102459 gene encoding uncharacterized protein isoform X2; the encoded protein is MTSSLILFLFFSWGFQDRRAASQGDYDEQDRRVKGAEVFVGGLPRSATEGTLREIFSTCGEIVDLHIMKDQNGVSKGFGFVRFAERECAYIAKRQKNGIELQGKRLAVDLSLDQDTLFFGNLCKEWSAEEFEELIHKTFKDVISVDLATASNLDSSTSKRRLNRGFAFVRFSSHGAAARVLRIGSRTDFMLGGILHPAINWAERESNVDADEMAKIKTAFVGNLPANANEEYLKKLFGHFGEVIRVAVSRKGQYPVGFIHFGSRSELDNAIKEMDGKTVSGPNRGPSFKIQVSVARPAVENDNKRSREEVKTRRSNVSGGKPDYSHGRYGHDSIERQTKAPRLSNRVSDVTDPYEAAVNSLPSAVNELLLRILRLGIGSPYDIDIHCIKSLSELPESGAVAVLNQFLITGSDKRNKGEYFLSLIAKRKVEAFGAAQILQDTTYLSRNSEIQTKRYRHQDYDYTASGRYSSLGGYPSSSYVDDPIVSQSRRYAEERPAVVRYPEPRLRREEVLLEPRPNIGRQLDRIYTQEQSYNERSAHEARQDTGRHLDRRDIHEHSYKERSAHEPRQDTGRHLDRRYTQEQSYNDRSAHETRQDTGRHLDRRNIHEQSYIERSAHEPRQNTGRHLERRYTQEQSYIERPAEAVLSRERRLVSATGYATNIEPEFKSRSSAEYSAEHQQMRFDPYTGEPYKFDPFTGEPIRPEASLRRSGSLY
- the LOC123102459 gene encoding uncharacterized protein isoform X3 codes for the protein MDRRAASQGDYDEQDRRVKGAEVFVGGLPRSATEGTLREIFSTCGEIVDLHIMKDQNGVSKGFGFVRFAERECAYIAKRQKNGIELQGKRLAVDLSLDQDTLFFGNLCKEWSAEEFEELIHKTFKDVISVDLATASNLDSSTSKRRLNRGFAFVRFSSHGAAARVLRIGSRTDFMLGGILHPAINWAERESNVDADEMAKIKTAFVGNLPANANEEYLKKLFGHFGEVIRVAVSRKGQYPVGFIHFGSRSELDNAIKEMDGKTVSGPNRGPSFKIQVSVARPAVENDNKRSREEVKTRRSNVSGGKPDYSHGRYGHDSIERQTKAPRLSNRVSDVTDPYEAAVNSLPSAVNELLLRILRLGIGSPYDIDIHCIKSLSELPESGAVAVLNQFLITGSDKRNKGEYFLSLIAKRKVEAFGAAQILQDTTYLSRNSEIQTKRYRHQDYDYTASGSSRYSSLGGYPSSSYVDDPIVSQSRRYAEERPAVVRYPEPRLRREEVLLEPRPNIGRQLDRIYTQEQSYNERSAHEARQDTGRHLDRRDIHEHSYKERSAHEPRQDTGRHLDRRYTQEQSYNDRSAHETRQDTGRHLDRRNIHEQSYIERSAHEPRQNTGRHLERRYTQEQSYIERPAEAVLSRERRLVSATGYATNIEPEFKSRSSAEYSAEHQQMRFDPYTGEPYKFDPFTGEPIRPEASLRRSGSLY